A single Argentina anserina chromosome 7, drPotAnse1.1, whole genome shotgun sequence DNA region contains:
- the LOC126803594 gene encoding protein NRT1/ PTR FAMILY 7.3-like encodes MAPASDPTAATSSNNDVKGFEINQLQDGGKGHRDDDFTRDGSVDRHGKPALRRNTGGWRCGIFLLVNQGLVTLAFSGVEVNMVLFAKSVLRQSNAEAANTFSRWLGTVEFFSLMGAFISDSYLGRYLTCVTFQIVHIFGLMALSISTYLFMLKPPDCGKIGQLCDPHRPIEVAVFYISIYLIALGNGAPEPALATFGADQFDEENPEEKKSKASFYSYFYVALNLGCLIGETVLVYLESMGHWVVAFWTCTASGILAFLLFLSGSFHYRHFKATGNPISRFSQVIVASIRKMNQQLPSNGEGLHETIARDGDMNGLRKIPHTNGLEFLDRAAYITQDDITWMSKEGQTANPWNLCTVTQVEEVKCVLRILPIWFCTILSSVVFIQMLSLFVEQGAAMDRKVSKSFLIPPASMTSFDIVSTTLFIVFYDKLIVPFYIKIAKREPKPPSELQRIGIGLAIAVIALVIAGFVERLRLNHASSTGETSSLSIFWQTPQYVLVGVSEAFVHIAQMEFFASQTPDGLKSLGMALSMFSSAIGSYVASMILTMVMKFTTKDGKPGWVPPNLNNGHLDRFFFLSAGLTALDLAFYVVCAKSYKFKSLEKREGRGYELMS; translated from the exons ATGGCTCCGGCATCAGATCCTACTGCTGCAACTTCATCTAATAATGACGTCAAG GGGTTTGAGATCAATCAGTTGCAAGATGGCGGAAAGGGTCACCGTGACGACGATTTCACAAGAGATGGATCAGTGGATCGGCATGGAAAACCAGCTCTAAGACGGAACACCGGTGGATGGCGATGCGGCATATTTCTATTAG TTAACCAAGGGCTAGTTACACTGGCATTTTCTGGAGTTGAAGTAAATATGGTACTTTTTGCAAAATCAGTACTCAGGCAGAGCAATGCAGAGGCAGCAAACACGTTCAGCAGATGGCTGGGAACTGTGGAATTCTTTTCTCTAATGGGTGCTTTTATTAGTGACTCATATTTAGGCAGATACCTCACTTGTGTCACATTTCAGATTGTACACATCTTC GGGTTGATGGCACTATCCATCTCAACTTATCTATTTATGCTTAAACCTCCGGATTGTGGAAAAATCGGCCAGTTATGTGACCCTCATAGACCAATTGAAGTAGCAGTGTTCTATATATCAATTTACCTTATTGCTCTAGGAAATGGAGCTCCCGAACCAGCATTGGCTACCTTCGGTGCAGACCAATTTGATGAGGAGAAtccagaagaaaagaaatcaaaggCTTCATTCTACAGTTATTTTTACGTAGCATTAAATCTAGGATGCTTAATTGGAGAGACAGTATTAGTCTACTTAGAGAGCATGGGGCATTGGGTAGTGGCCTTTTGGACATGTACGGCCTCTGGAATTCTTGCCTTCCTATTGTTTTTGAGTGGGAGCTTCCATTACCGACATTTCAAGGCCACTGGAAATCCCATCTCTAGATTCTCCCAAGTGATTGTGGCTTCCATAAGGAAGATGAATCAACAATTGCCCTCGAATGGAGAGGGGCTTCATGAAACTATTGCAAGGGATGGTGATATGAATGGTCTGAGAAAGATACCCCACACAAATGGCCTCGA ATTTCTTGATCGAGCTGCCTATATTACCCAGGATGACATTACATGGATGTCAAAAGAAGGCCAAACTGCAAACCCATGGAATCTTTGCACAGTCACACAGGTTGAAGAAGTGAAATGCGTACTTAGAATATTGCCTATATGGTTCTGCACCATCTTGTCCTCTGTCGTGTTCATTCAAATGCTCTCTCTTTTTGTTGAGCAAGGAGCTGCAATGGACCGGAAGGTCTCGAAAAGCTTTCTGATTCCTCCGGCCAGTATGACCTCTTTTGACATTGTGAGCACCACCCTCTTCATTGTATTCTATGACAAACTCATTGTTCCATTTTACATTAAAATAGCAAAAAGAGAGCCAAAGCCTCCAAGTGAGCTACAAAGAATCGGTATCGGCCTTGCCATTGCGGTTATAGCATTGGTGATTGCTGGCTTTGTTGAGAGGCTAAGGCTTAATCATGCTAGCAGCACTGGAGAAACTAGTTCTTTGAGCATTTTCTGGCAGACTCCACAGTATGTACTTGTCGGAGTCTCTGAAGCATTTGTGCATATTGCACAAATGGAGTTTTTTGCATCACAAACTCCAGATGGATTGAAGAGCTTGGGGATGGCGTTGTCCATGTTTTCTTCAGCGATAGGTAGTTACGTTGCTAGCATGATCTTAACAATGGTGATGAAGTTCACAACAAAGGATGGGAAGCCCGGTTGGGTTCCTCCAAATCTGAATAATGGTCATCTAGACAGGTTTTTCTTCCTATCGGCTGGTTTGACTGCTCTCGACTTGGCATTTTATGTTGTATGTGCGAAGAGCTATAAGTTCAAATCAttggagaagagagaaggCCGGGGATATGAACTGATGAGTTAA